The Sphingomonas sanguinis nucleotide sequence CGCCGGGCCGATACGGTCAGCCCCTATTTCGCCCCGGCGGGCGGGCATAACGTCTTTCACGTCGACCGGGTGTTGGGCGTCTTCCGCCACTGTGGCGGCGTGACGATCGACACGGTCGAAGACGGCCTCGTTACCGGCAGCGCGGCGGTGGGGCCGGGGGACCGCGCCCGGATCGCAATCATCGCGGGCGAGGACGAGCCGCTCGTCTGCCAGGATATCGAGCAGATCGACGACCGGATCGACCTGTCCGACTTCGAGTGGCGGCAATGGACGCAAGGATTGAAGGTGCCGGAGATGCACCGCGACCGCATCCTACGCAGTGCGCTGGCGCTCAAGCTCCTGCTCTACTCACCCACCGGTGCGATCACGGCGGCGGCGACGACCTCGCTGCCCGAGGGGATCGGCGGCGCGAAGAATTACGACTATCGCTACGCCTGGGTTCGCGATGCGGGCTATACGATCAAGGCGTTCCTGCGCATCGGTGCGCATGGCGAGGCCAAGGCCGCTTTTACCTGGCTGCTCAAGCGGCTGGGCGAGGGCGATCCGCAGGTCTGCTATACGCTGGACGGTTGCCCTGTCCCGGCGGAACGCGAGATAGCGGTTGGTGGCTATCGCGGGTCCCAGCCGGTGCGCGTCGGCAATCTGGCGGGTGGCCAGCACCAGCATGGCATTTACGGCGACATTTTCGAGACCGCGAGCCGCTTCGTCGCCTGCGGCAACTTCCTCGACACCTCCAGCGCCGAGACGCTGTCGCATCTGGCCGATGCCTGTGCCGATCGCTGGCGCCTGCCGGATGCGGGCATCTGGGAACTGCCCGAGGAACGGCATTACACCATGTCGAAGATCAGCTGCTGGCAGGCGCTGGCCCGCGCGGTCGAACTGGCGGACGAGGGTCAGATACCGACGACCTGCCGCGATCGCTGGGCGCGCGAGCGCGACCGGATCGAGGCGTGGATCGGCGAGCATTGCTGGTCGGAAAAACGCGGCGCCTATCTGATGCACCCCGACAGCGACGCACTGGACGCCAGCCTGGCGCTGGCCGTGCGGTTCCGTTTCGACGGGCAGGACCGATTGGCCCGGACACTCGATGCGCTCGACAAGGAACTGGCGGCGGGCGCTTTCCACTATCGCTATTCGGGCGTGCATAAGGAAGAGGGCTGCTTCCTCGCCTGCACCTTCTGGATGATCGAGGCGCGCGCTATCCTTGGTCAGCATGAGGCCGCACAGGCCGCCTTCGACGCCGCGACCGAGGCGCTGGATAGCCGTGGCGCCGGACTGTATGCGGAGATGATCGATCCTAAGACCGGCCATTATCTCGGCAACATGCCGCAGGGGCTGACGCACCTCGCCGTCATCCAAGCCGCCGCGACGCTGGCTGGTGAAGAATTGTGACGGTGGCGGCCACCCTCTCGACTTGCTAGCAGCACGGCGATGAACGGTCCGTCTCTCGATCCACAGCTGGCCTTCCTGGAGGGAGGGGGTGAGGCGACGCGCCTGATCCTTGCACGCGACTGGACCGGCCACCCGCTGGGGCCGCCGCAGCAATGGCCCGAGACGTTTCGCGTGGCGCTCAGCCTGGTCCTCAACTCGCCCGAGTCGATGATCCTCTCCTGGGGGCCTGATCTACACTTCTTCTTCAACGAAACCTATTTCCCGCTGCTCGGTCCCCGCTTGCCTTGGGCGATGGGCGCGCGTTTCGACGAGGTGTGGGCGGATGCCTGGGAACAGGCGCGGCCGATTATCGACGATGCACTGGCCGGACGGACTCAGCGTTTCGTCGACCTGCCCTGGAAACTCGACACCGACCGGGGCGAGGCGGACACCTTTTGGTCTTTCTCCTATTCCCGCGTGCTCGACGGCAAGGGGGAGGCGGCGGGGCTGTTCATCTTCACCAACGAGACGACGGCGCGGGTCCATGCCGACGCCGCCTTGCGCGAAAGCCAGGCGCAACTGTCGCTGGCGCTCGACGAGTTGCGTGCGCTGAACGTGACGCTGGAGCAGAGGATCGTCGAGCGTACCGCCGAGCGCGACCGGATGTGGGACGTCTCGCCTGATCTGTTGACGGTGCTGGATTCCCAGGGCGTGATCCGGCGCACCAATCCCGCATGGCAGACGCTGCTGGGCTATGAAGCCCATGGACTGATCGGCCGGTCGATCATGGATTTCGTCCACCCGGACGACCTGCCCGGCGCGCAGGCGGCGTTGAGCAACTCGCTGACCGAGCCGGAGGCGCGCATCGAACTGCGGATGCGCCATGCGCGGGGCCATGACGAATGGATCGCCTGGGTCGGCGCGGCCAGTGCGCGCGAGGTCTTTGCGGTCGGCCGCCATATCACGCAGCAGAAGCTCGCCGAGCAAGCCTTGCGCGAAACCGAGGAACAGCTTCGCCAAGCCCAGAAGCTGGAGGCGATCGGCCAGCTGACCGGCAGTGTCGCGCACGACTTCAACAATCTGCTGACCGTCATCCGTGGCTCGATCGATCTGGTGCGCCGCCCCGATTTTCCGGCCGAGCGCCGCCAGCGCCATATCGACGCCATCGCCGATGCGGCCGACCGCGCCGCCAAGCTGACCGCTCAGCTTCTCGCCTTCGCTCGTCGCCAGCCGCTGACGCCGGAAATCGTCGATGTCGGCGACAGCATCCTGACGCTGACCGACATGGTGACGACCTTGTGCGGACCCGGCATCGCCCTCGACATCGATATGCCCGAGGTCGCTTGCCATGCACATGTCGACCGCAGCCAGCTCGATACCGCGATCGTCAACATGGCGGTTAATGCCCGCGATGCGATGGCCGGGCAGGGGCAGCTGACGATCCGCGTCCGCAGCGCGACGGCCGCCGACGGCGTGGCGCAGGTCCATATCGGCATCGCCGATACCGGCGAAGGCATCCCGCCCGAACGGCTGGAGCAGATTTTCGAGCCGTTCTTCACGACCAAGAAACTCGGGGCGGGTACCGGGCTAGGGCTGAGCCAGGTGTTCGGCTTTGCACGCCAATCGGGCGGTGACGTGCATGTCGCAAGCAAGCCGGGTGAGGGCGCGGTCTTCACGCTCGTCCTGCCGCTGGTCGACTGTATCCCGCTGGCTGTCCAAAAGGCTGGCGAGACGCGAGCCTTGTCCGGTGCCGATATCTGCGTTCTGGTGGTGGAGGACAATGTCGAGGTCGGGCAGTTCGCCGTCGAGGCGCTACGCACGCTGGGATGTCGCACCGTCATTGCGAACAACGCGGCGGTCGCACTGGAGGAACTAAAGGCCGGTGCGGAGCGGTTCGACCTCGTTTTTTCCGACGTCATGATGCCGGGCCAGTCGGGTATCGATTTCGCCGGCGACATCAGCCGCCTCTATCCGCATCTGCGCATCCTGCTGACCAGCGGCTATAGCCAGGTCATCGCGGACGAAGGCAGCCACGGCTTCGCTCTGCTGCGCAAGCCCTATACCTTGTCGGAGCTTACGCAGCAGATCGATCGGCTGTTCGGCGGCTGAACCGCCGCGCCGCGGTCAGTCGAGATCGTTCTCGCTGACGACGACGAGCGACTGTTCCATGTCGCGACCGAGGGCGGTCTGCGCCGCTTCCAGGATGTCGTCGGAGTAACGCTCGAACAGTTCGACCGCATCGCCGTCCGGCACGTCGCCGCTCAGCGCTTCGAGCAGATCATACTGGACCGCGAACTGATATTCCTCGCCGTCCAGTTCCCCGACGAACTCCACCCGTCGGTCGGAGACATTGTCCTCGACCGTACCGCTTACGATCGTCAGCGCTTCTTCCGCCATGGCGTTCCTTCCCAAAAGTTGCTGCGTCTGGGACGCCGCAAATGGGCTTGGGTTCCCTGCCGCCGGGCTTATTTGACCCGTCGCCAGCGTTGTTCGCGGCAACCCAGGCTGCCGAGCAGGCATCCCTCGCCGACCAGCGTGCGCGCGTCGATCTGGGTGATGGTGCCCTGAACCTCGCGGCCGATATCGGGGACATAGACAGTGCCCGACCACCGGCCCGGTTCCTCCTCCTCGAAGTCGCTGAACAGCTGCGTGCCGACCAGTCGCGGCGAGCCGCCACGCGCCGCGTCCGCCTTGGCCTGTTCGCTTGCCCAGACGACCGTGCCGCACATCAGTTCGGCATCGGGGCCGCGTCCACAAGGGGCGAAGCGGACCTGCACCGTGTTGGACGGATTCGCCCAGGTTCCGGCTGGCACCCGTGCCTCCGCCGCACCTGCCGTCAGCCCGGCACCGATCAGGGCTGCGGCGATCCCGCCAACCCGCAAAAGACCCATATTCATTGCCTGTCCTATCCCGATGCAAGTCCTTGTCAGGATGGGAATATGGGAAGCCGCCTGTACGAAAGCAAAACGGCCGACGGGTCGCCCCGCCGGCCGTTTCGTTCAAGCCAGGCCCGGTCGGATTACGACGCGCGCTTGGCGAGTTCCTTGTTGATGCCCAGCGCCGCCAGCGTACCGACCGCACCCGACAGCAGATAGGCGCCGACCGCGACCAGACCGAAATGGCTCGACAGCAACAACGCGGCGAGCGGCGCGAAGCCCGCACCGATCAGCCAGGCGAGGTCGGACGTGATCGCCGCACCCGTATAACGACGCAGTGACGAGAAGCCCGAATTGATCGCGCCCGACGACTGGCCGAAACCCAGGCCGAGCAGCAGGAAGCCCAGCACGATGTAGATCGTTTCGCCCGTTCCACCCTGGTCCAGCAATGTCGGGGCGAAACCCGCAAAGGCAGCGATGGCGGCGGCCGACAGGCCCAGCAGCGTGCGACGACCGACCCGGTCGGCGATCTTGCCCGACGCCAGGATCGCGAACACGCCGACGATGCTGCCGATGATCTCGATCATCATGAAGTCCTGCGGACGTTCCTTGTTGAACAGGACGACCCAGGACAGCGGGAACACGGTGACGATGTGGAACATCGCGAAGCTGGCCAGCGGCGCGAACGCGCCCAGGAACACCGTACGGCCCTCGGTGCTCAGCGTCTCGCCGACCGGCGCGGGCTGAAGCTCGCGGCTTTCGAACAGGCGCTGGAACTCGGGCGTCGCCACGATGCGCAGGCGGGCGAACAGCGCCACGACGTTGATCGCGAACGCCACGAAGAACGGATAGCGCCAGCCCCAGTCGAGGAAATCGGCGGTGCTCAGCGTCGTCAGGAAGAAGGCGAACAGACCATTGGCCACCAGCAGGCCGAGCGGTGCGCCGAGCTGCGGGATCATCGCATACCAGCCGCGACGACGCTCGGGTGCGTTCAGCGACAGGAGCGAGGGCAGGCCGTCCCAGGCACCGCCCAGCGCCAGGCCCTGCATCACGCGGAAGATGCCGAGCAGAACGGCGGCCGACGTGCCGATCTGCGCGTAACCGGGCAGGAAGGCGATCGCCATGGTCGAACCGCCGAGCAGGAACAGCGCGATGGTCAGCTTGACGCCGCGGCCCAGATTGCGGTCGACCGCCATGAAGATGAAGGTGCCGATCGGACGCGCGATGAACGCCAGCGAGAACAGCGCGAACGAATAGATCGTGCCGGTCAGCGCGTCCACGTACGGGAAGATCAGCGACGGGAACACCAGCACCGAAGCGATGGCGTACACGAAAAAGTCGAAGAACTCCGAGGTACGCCCGATGATGACGCCGATGGCGATATCGCCCGGCGCGACATGGTGCGGATCGCGGGCATTGACCAGTCGCGCGTCCCGCTCAAGGGGCGTCGAGGTCGATGCGGTTAACTCTGCGCTCATCAGCTGCCAGTCCTGACTTCTTCCAAGTTATTGAAGCGGATCAGTTGCAGTGCAAAAAGACCGCGCATGACCGCCATTCTGCAGGGCCTATGCGCCTTTCCGGTCGGCAGGGGGATTGGACAAACTGTCCAATGTGCGCAGGTGCAGCAAAGGCGTAGCGGCCCATGTCATATGTCTCATTCGTCGAGCCTTGCGCACCTGCGCCCTCTTCGCTGGGCCGCCTTGCCCCTCCTGGCCATGCTGGGGGGATGCGACGCGGTCGTGCTCAACCCTGCCGGTGACGTCGCCGTGCAGCAACGCGATCTGGTGCTGATCGCGACGGCCCTGATGCTGCTCATCATCATTCCGGTGATGGCGCTGACGGTGCTGTTCGCGTGGCGCTATCGCAAGAGCAATACCGAAGCCGAATATGACCCGGAGTTCGACCACTCCACCATGCTGGAGCTGGTGATCTGGTCGGCGCCGCTGCTCATCATCATCTGCCTGGGCGCGGTGACGTGGACGAGCACCCATCTGCTCGATCCCTATCGTCCGATCGAGCGCACCTCGCCGGGTCAGCCGGTTGCCGCGGGCATCAAGCCGCTCGAGGTTCAGGTCGTCGCGCTCGACTGGAAGTGGCTGTTCATCTATCCGGAACAGGGCATTGCCACGGTCAACGAACTGGCGTTGCCGGTCGACCGTCCGGTCGAGTTCCGCCTGACCGGTACTTCGGTCATGAACGCCTTCTACATTCCTGCGATGGCGGGCATGATCTACACCATGCCCGGCATGGAGACGAAGCTGCACGCGGTGCTGAACCGCGAGGGCACGTTCAAGGGACTGTCGTCGCATTATAGCGGCGCGGGCTTCTCGGGCATGCACTTCCCCGTATTTGCGCTTCAGTCGAACGGCTTCGACCAGTGGGTCGAGAAGGTTCGCATGTCGCAGGCCGGTCAGGGCAAGGGCCAGGGTCAGCTGACCCGCGCCGCCTTCCTGACCGTCGAGAAGCCGAGCGAGTATGTCCCCGCGATGTATTATAACGGCGTTCAGGGCGGCCTGTTCGACCGCGTCGTCAACCGCTGCGTCGCGGACAACACGCCCTGCATGTCGGACGTGATGATGCACGACCGGATGACCGGTGGCGGCGACCCGCACAAGATGAAGGTCGGCGAAGGCAATCCGCCGGTCAACAATACCGGACCGATGCACGGGGAGCGGACCAAGGGCGCGCTCGAAAAGTCGCCCGGGGAAATCGAAGTCTCGCCGCACCAGAGCCTGGAACCGACGCCGTCGAACGGCGCACAGGAGACCGGTGAGATGAAGAACCGCCGCATGTCCTTCCTTTCCATCCCGCAGACCCCCGGCCCGCAGACCCTTGGTCATGCCGGTGCGGGTCGCGGCTGAGGCACGCCATCATGGACAACATCATAAAGACCATCTTCGGACGGCTATCGATCGAGTCGCTACCGATCCACGAGCCCATCGTCGTCGGCACCTTCCTGGGTGTCGCGGTCGGCGGCATCGCGGTGCTGGCGCTCATCACCAAGTTCAAGCTGTGGGGCTATCTCTGGAAAGAGTGGTTCACCACCGTCGATCACAAGCGCATCGGCATCATGTACATGGTGCTGGGCATCGTGATGCTGCTGCGCGGCTTTGCCGACGCGCTGATGATGCGCGGGCAGCAGGCGATCGCGTTCGGCGATAACCAGGGCTTCCTGAACTCGCACCATTACGATCAGGTGTTCACCGCCCACGGCGTCATCATGATCTTCTTCGTGGCGATGCCGATCATCACCGGCCTGATGAACTATGTCGTGCCGCTCCAGATCGGCGCGCGCGACGTGTCCTTCCCGTATCTCAACAATCTGAGCTTCTGGATGACCGCGGGCGGCGTCGTGCTGGTCATGGCATCGCTGTTCATCGGTGAATTCGCCCGCACCGGCTGGCTGGCCTTCCCACCGCTGTCGGAGCTTGATTTCAGTCCCGATGTCGGTGTCGACTATTATATCTGGGCCTTGCAGGTGGCGGGCGTCGGTACGACCTTGTCGGGCATCAACCTGATCGCGACGATCATCAAGATGCGCGCGCCGGGCATGACCATGATGAAGCTGCCGGTGTTTTGCTGGACCTCGCTCTGCGCGAACGTCCTGATCGTCGCCAGCTTCCCCGTGCTCACCGCCACGCTCGTCCTGCTGTCGCTCGACCGTTATGTCGGCACCAACTTCTTCACGAACAATCTCGGCGGCAACCCGATGATGTACGTGAACCTGATCTGGATCTGGGGCCACCCGGAGGTGTACATCCTGATCCTGCCGCTGTTCGGCGTGTTCTCGGAAGTCACCTCGACTTTCTCAGGCAAGCGGCTGTTCGGCTATACCTCAATGGTCTACGCCACGATCGTCATCACGATCCTGTCGTACCTGGTCTGGCTGCACCACTTCTTCACCATGGGTTCGGGCGCCAGCGTCAACTCGTTCTTCGGTATCACCACCATGGTGATCTCGATCCCGACGGGTGCGAAGATCTTCAACTGGCTGTTCACCATGTACAAGGGGCGCATCCGGTTCGAGCTGCCGATGATGTGGACCATCGCGTTCATGCTGACCTTCACCATCGGAGGCATGACCGGCGTTCTGCTGGCCGTTCCGCCCGCCGACTTCGTGCTGCACAACTCGCTGTTCCTGATCGCGCACTTCCACAACGTGATCATTGGCGGCGTGCTGTTCGGTGCCTTCGCGGCGATCAACTATTGGTGGCCCAAGGCCTTCGGGTTCAAGCTCAACCAGTTCTGGGGCAAGGTGTCGTTCTGGCTGTGGGTCATCGGCTTCTGGGTCGCCTTCACGCCGCTGTACATCATGGGTCTGATGGGCGTGACGCGTCGCCTCCATCACTTCGACGACCCGTCGCTGCAGATCTACTTCGTCGTCGCCCTGCTGGGTGCGCTGATGATCGCGGGTGGCATCGGGGCCTTCCTGGTTCAAATCGGCGTGTCGATCTGGAAGAAGGAAGAGCTGCGCGATGTGACGGGCGATCCCTGGGACGGCCGTACGCTGGAATGGGCGACCTCGTCGCCGCCGCCGGATTACAACTTCGCGTTCACGCCCGTCATCCACGAACTGGATGCCTGGTACGACATGAAGGACAAGAAGGCGCAGGCGCCGATCGAGGGTTACCGCGCGATCCACATGCCCCGGAACACCGGCACCGGCGTCATCATCGCCGGTCTGTCGACCGCCTTCGGCTTCGGCATGATCTGGTACATGTGGTGGCTGGCGGCGATCGCGCTGCTGGGTGTCGTCGTCGTCGCCATCTGGCACACGTTCAACTATGACCGCGACTATTACATTCCCGTCGAGGAAGTCGTGGCTACGGAAAGCGAGCGGCGCCGTCTGCTCGGGCAGGGGGCCTGATCCATGTCGACCGACGTTCTGAGCGCCGATCCGGCCAAGAACCCGACCTATTATCTGGTCGAGGACGAGGATCATCATCACGAATCCGGTGGCTCGACCGCCATCGGGTTCTGGATGTACCTGATGAGCGACTGCCTCATCTTCGCCATCCTGTTCGCCACCTACGGCGTGCTGGGCACCAGCTATGCCGGCGGGCCGACCCCGCGGGAGATTTTCGAGCTTCCGCTGGTCGCGCTCAACACCTCGATGCTGCTGCTGTCGTCGATCACCTATGGCTTCGCCATGATCGCGATGGAGAAGAACCAGAAGTCGAACACGCTGATCTGGCTGGGCATCACCGGCCTGTTCGGTCTCGCCTTCCTGTCGATCGAGCTCTACGAATTCGCC carries:
- a CDS encoding glycoside hydrolase family 15 protein yields the protein MTLPDQHADPLRDADGFLDLENYAALGDGRSVALSGADGAIDWWCVPNMDSAPLFDRLLDGERGGTFAITPVEPFTVERRYRPDSNVLETIFVTASGRAKLVESLNSGPAGRLPWAELARRLEGLDGFVRFAITLRFSRRADTVSPYFAPAGGHNVFHVDRVLGVFRHCGGVTIDTVEDGLVTGSAAVGPGDRARIAIIAGEDEPLVCQDIEQIDDRIDLSDFEWRQWTQGLKVPEMHRDRILRSALALKLLLYSPTGAITAAATTSLPEGIGGAKNYDYRYAWVRDAGYTIKAFLRIGAHGEAKAAFTWLLKRLGEGDPQVCYTLDGCPVPAEREIAVGGYRGSQPVRVGNLAGGQHQHGIYGDIFETASRFVACGNFLDTSSAETLSHLADACADRWRLPDAGIWELPEERHYTMSKISCWQALARAVELADEGQIPTTCRDRWARERDRIEAWIGEHCWSEKRGAYLMHPDSDALDASLALAVRFRFDGQDRLARTLDALDKELAAGAFHYRYSGVHKEEGCFLACTFWMIEARAILGQHEAAQAAFDAATEALDSRGAGLYAEMIDPKTGHYLGNMPQGLTHLAVIQAAATLAGEEL
- a CDS encoding ATP-binding protein codes for the protein MNGPSLDPQLAFLEGGGEATRLILARDWTGHPLGPPQQWPETFRVALSLVLNSPESMILSWGPDLHFFFNETYFPLLGPRLPWAMGARFDEVWADAWEQARPIIDDALAGRTQRFVDLPWKLDTDRGEADTFWSFSYSRVLDGKGEAAGLFIFTNETTARVHADAALRESQAQLSLALDELRALNVTLEQRIVERTAERDRMWDVSPDLLTVLDSQGVIRRTNPAWQTLLGYEAHGLIGRSIMDFVHPDDLPGAQAALSNSLTEPEARIELRMRHARGHDEWIAWVGAASAREVFAVGRHITQQKLAEQALRETEEQLRQAQKLEAIGQLTGSVAHDFNNLLTVIRGSIDLVRRPDFPAERRQRHIDAIADAADRAAKLTAQLLAFARRQPLTPEIVDVGDSILTLTDMVTTLCGPGIALDIDMPEVACHAHVDRSQLDTAIVNMAVNARDAMAGQGQLTIRVRSATAADGVAQVHIGIADTGEGIPPERLEQIFEPFFTTKKLGAGTGLGLSQVFGFARQSGGDVHVASKPGEGAVFTLVLPLVDCIPLAVQKAGETRALSGADICVLVVEDNVEVGQFAVEALRTLGCRTVIANNAAVALEELKAGAERFDLVFSDVMMPGQSGIDFAGDISRLYPHLRILLTSGYSQVIADEGSHGFALLRKPYTLSELTQQIDRLFGG
- a CDS encoding DUF1488 family protein codes for the protein MAEEALTIVSGTVEDNVSDRRVEFVGELDGEEYQFAVQYDLLEALSGDVPDGDAVELFERYSDDILEAAQTALGRDMEQSLVVVSENDLD
- a CDS encoding DUF2147 domain-containing protein; the protein is MNMGLLRVGGIAAALIGAGLTAGAAEARVPAGTWANPSNTVQVRFAPCGRGPDAELMCGTVVWASEQAKADAARGGSPRLVGTQLFSDFEEEEPGRWSGTVYVPDIGREVQGTITQIDARTLVGEGCLLGSLGCREQRWRRVK
- a CDS encoding MFS transporter, with translation MSAELTASTSTPLERDARLVNARDPHHVAPGDIAIGVIIGRTSEFFDFFVYAIASVLVFPSLIFPYVDALTGTIYSFALFSLAFIARPIGTFIFMAVDRNLGRGVKLTIALFLLGGSTMAIAFLPGYAQIGTSAAVLLGIFRVMQGLALGGAWDGLPSLLSLNAPERRRGWYAMIPQLGAPLGLLVANGLFAFFLTTLSTADFLDWGWRYPFFVAFAINVVALFARLRIVATPEFQRLFESRELQPAPVGETLSTEGRTVFLGAFAPLASFAMFHIVTVFPLSWVVLFNKERPQDFMMIEIIGSIVGVFAILASGKIADRVGRRTLLGLSAAAIAAFAGFAPTLLDQGGTGETIYIVLGFLLLGLGFGQSSGAINSGFSSLRRYTGAAITSDLAWLIGAGFAPLAALLLSSHFGLVAVGAYLLSGAVGTLAALGINKELAKRAS
- the cyoA gene encoding ubiquinol oxidase subunit II: MLGGCDAVVLNPAGDVAVQQRDLVLIATALMLLIIIPVMALTVLFAWRYRKSNTEAEYDPEFDHSTMLELVIWSAPLLIIICLGAVTWTSTHLLDPYRPIERTSPGQPVAAGIKPLEVQVVALDWKWLFIYPEQGIATVNELALPVDRPVEFRLTGTSVMNAFYIPAMAGMIYTMPGMETKLHAVLNREGTFKGLSSHYSGAGFSGMHFPVFALQSNGFDQWVEKVRMSQAGQGKGQGQLTRAAFLTVEKPSEYVPAMYYNGVQGGLFDRVVNRCVADNTPCMSDVMMHDRMTGGGDPHKMKVGEGNPPVNNTGPMHGERTKGALEKSPGEIEVSPHQSLEPTPSNGAQETGEMKNRRMSFLSIPQTPGPQTLGHAGAGRG
- the cyoB gene encoding cytochrome o ubiquinol oxidase subunit I, producing MDNIIKTIFGRLSIESLPIHEPIVVGTFLGVAVGGIAVLALITKFKLWGYLWKEWFTTVDHKRIGIMYMVLGIVMLLRGFADALMMRGQQAIAFGDNQGFLNSHHYDQVFTAHGVIMIFFVAMPIITGLMNYVVPLQIGARDVSFPYLNNLSFWMTAGGVVLVMASLFIGEFARTGWLAFPPLSELDFSPDVGVDYYIWALQVAGVGTTLSGINLIATIIKMRAPGMTMMKLPVFCWTSLCANVLIVASFPVLTATLVLLSLDRYVGTNFFTNNLGGNPMMYVNLIWIWGHPEVYILILPLFGVFSEVTSTFSGKRLFGYTSMVYATIVITILSYLVWLHHFFTMGSGASVNSFFGITTMVISIPTGAKIFNWLFTMYKGRIRFELPMMWTIAFMLTFTIGGMTGVLLAVPPADFVLHNSLFLIAHFHNVIIGGVLFGAFAAINYWWPKAFGFKLNQFWGKVSFWLWVIGFWVAFTPLYIMGLMGVTRRLHHFDDPSLQIYFVVALLGALMIAGGIGAFLVQIGVSIWKKEELRDVTGDPWDGRTLEWATSSPPPDYNFAFTPVIHELDAWYDMKDKKAQAPIEGYRAIHMPRNTGTGVIIAGLSTAFGFGMIWYMWWLAAIALLGVVVVAIWHTFNYDRDYYIPVEEVVATESERRRLLGQGA
- the cyoC gene encoding cytochrome o ubiquinol oxidase subunit III, which codes for MSTDVLSADPAKNPTYYLVEDEDHHHESGGSTAIGFWMYLMSDCLIFAILFATYGVLGTSYAGGPTPREIFELPLVALNTSMLLLSSITYGFAMIAMEKNQKSNTLIWLGITGLFGLAFLSIELYEFANLIHEGAGPQRSAFLSSFFTLVGTHGLHVTFGSIWLVTLMVQVGRFGLIEANKRRLMCLSMFWHFLDVVWIGVFTFVYLMGVLR